Genomic window (Ignisphaera cupida):
AGCATGTTTTCACCAAAAGTTAAGCAATTCTTTGGATCTCTCAATTTAATGTCTTTGTCTAGTCAAAATATAAATTTTTAATGATGTTAACCTAGCAAAATGAAAATTCTGTGGTTGAAGATTCAGCATTGAAGTTGTTGCTAATGTTATTCTGGTTATGTGGCTTTGTCTTGCTCTATTCTATGATTGCTACAGCTCTAACAGGGCTTCCAGAGCCTTTGTATATTTTTAGTGGAAATCCATAGAACTTGAATACCTTGTTAACAACCTCCTTTAGATTTGTTAGATTTTCGTATATAACCACATTGTTTTGTAAAAGAATTTTGTGTGCATGGTATGGTTCGTGATCAATGCTTGGAGCATCTACTCCAACAGCTTTAACAT
Coding sequences:
- a CDS encoding cyclase family protein, yielding VKAVGVDAPSIDHEPYHAHKILLQNNVVIYENLTNLKEVVNKVFKFYGFPLKIYKGSGSPVRAVAIIE